A stretch of DNA from Longimicrobium sp.:
CCTTCAGCAACTGCTGGATACTTGTTTCCAGCACGAGCATGGGGCACCTCCCTTTCTGGCGATTGGGTGTGGTGCCTCATGCTCTTTCTTTTTTGCCGCGTGTCAACGAAAAGCTATGCTATCAGATCCTTCGGCCTGCAATCGATTGTGTGAGATTGTGTCCAGTGTGGCCGGCCTCAGGATGACGTCACTCTCTCACCCCGGTCGCGAGAGGCTTTCGGAAGCGCTGGCGGCGCGGCATCTTGCGATCATCCCCAACATCCCGCGAGGTGCGCCATGGAGCCCACGTTCATCGCGCTGGTCGGCGACCACGACCCGGAAGTGGTCGCGCACCGGGCCATCCCCAAGGCGCTGGGGCTGGCGGCGCTGTCGCTCGGGCGGATGGTGGACGCGGTGTGGGTTGCCACGGAGGAGGTCGCGGCCGACGAGGAGCAGGCGCTGGGGCACGTGGACGCCATCTGGTGCGTTCCCGCGTCGCCGTACCGGAGCATGGAGGGCGCGCTGGCGGCCATCCGCCGCGCCCGCGAGCGCGGGATGCCGTTCCTGGGCACCTGCGGCGGCTTCCAGCACGCCGCGATCGAGTTCGCGCGCAACGCCTGCGGGCTCGCGGACGCCGACCACGCGGAGACGAGCCCCGGCGGAAGCACGCTGCTGGTCGCGCCGCTGGCGTGCGCGCTGCGCGGCGTGGCCGGGCGCGTGCGGCTGGCGGACGGGACGAAGATCCGGGAGATCTACGGCGTGGAGGAGATCGAGGAGGAGTACATGTGCGGCTTCGGGCTGAACCCGGAGTACCGCGCGGTGCTGGAGCGCCACGGGATGCGCTTCACCGGCTTCGATCCCGACGGCGCGGTGCGGGCGATGGAGCTGCCGGAGCATCCGTTCTTCGTCGCCACGCTCTTCCAGCCGGAGCGCGCGGCGCTGCACGGGCACCTGCCTCCGCTCGCGCGCGCCTTCGTCCACGCGGCAACTTCGGCAGCCGCCGCACCGGCCTGATCATCCGAACAGCATCTCATACGGAATCCGGGAATTCAGTTCGTGTATTCTCGCCGCATCAAGCCGACGTCATCCTGAGGCCGACCACACGGGTAACCAGCGTCTAGGCGAGAGGTTGCAGGCCGAAGGATCTATCGGCGCCACAGCACGTGATTTGGCTAGATGCACCGATTCTCCCGCCAGATTTGGTATCATATCACTCAGAAAATCAGGGCAGCGGAGAGAACTCCTCCGCTGCCCTGCTTCTCTGCGTGAACCTTCCGTTCATCCCCGCAGCGGGCGGGCGATGAGGATGCCGGTGCCGCTGCGGAGGGCGGCGACGTACTGCGGAAGCGTGCCGCGGCTGATCTGCACCTGGCCGCCGGAGAGCGGGGCGTGCAGCACGCGCATCACGCCCCGCGGGTCGCGGTACGCCAGCCCGGTGTGCGTGCAGTCCAGCCCGTCGATGGAGCAGGCGAAGCCAAGCACGTCGCCCGTCTGGATGCGGTCCAGCACGGCGGGGATGCGCGCGGTGGGCACGAGATGGCGCGGCTGCGCGTCCAGCCGCCGCTCCATCGCCACGATGTCGCGGAACACGGCGTCGTCCTTCAGCGCCTCGTACGCGGAGCGGTGCGTGCCCATGAAGCGCAGCGGCCGCCGGTCCTCGGTAGCGCCCAGCTCCGGGCCCAGGTCGCGCACCAGTCCGCGCGCGGCGTTGTCGGAGATCCACTCGCTGAAGTAGTGCAGCCGGCTGGCGTACCCCGCCCGCACCCCGCCGCGGTAGCGCATCCGCTCGATCTCGTGCACGAAATCGTCCCATCCCGCCTCCGGCTTCCCCGCCGCGCGGGCGATGGCGAGCGACGACTCCACCAGCGTCACGCAGTCGAAGACGGTGAGGTAGCTCGTCACCGGCTCGTGCGCGGGGGTGCCGCCGGCCGCGGCGAGGTACTCCTCCAGCGTGTGCGCGCGGTAGGGCGTCCCCACCGCCAGCTCGCCCACGCGCGCCACCACGCGCCCCAGCGGCGCCCGCGCGGACGCCAGCCCGTCGCGCCGCAGCGCGCGCAGCCACGCCGCCAGCCGCTCGCGGTCCGCGTCCGCGTCCGCGGCGAACGCGCGCAGGGCGGACGCGGCTTCGAGCGGATCGGCGAGCGCGAATGCGGCCGCGGAGAGCGCGGCGGTGCGGAGGAAAGTGCGACGGGAGGAGGGCATCGGGTGCGAGAGTGCGAAGGTGCGAGAGTGCGAAAGTGGCCGCACGGCGGATCACGTCGCGTACACGGAATCTACCGCGAAGATGCGTGGGTTGGAACGGCGGGAGGATGGTGTGCGCCGGAAGGGCACCGCCGTGACTGGCCACGGATCCTTCGGCCTGCCGGCTCCGGCGAGTGCCCGGATTCGGCGTGGCCGGCCTCAGGATGACGTCTTTGTACCTTTGAATCCGCCGGTGACCATGAGTATCGACCGGATGGACGAAGCGGCCCGGTTCCGCTGGGGAACCGGGCCGCTTCGTCCATCACCATCTACCGAAACGCCTTTACCAGATCACCACGCGGTCGGCCTCGGGGCGGTACATCTTGTCGCCCTCCTTCACGCCGAAGGCGCGGTAGAACGCCGCGTTGTTCACCAGCGGGCCGTTGCCGCGGAACTGCCCCGGCGAGTGCGGGTCGGTGAGCAGCTGGTTGCGCAGCGACGCGTCGCGGTACAGCGTGCGCCACACCTGCGCCCACCCCAGGAAGAAGCGCTGGTCGCCGGTGAAGCCGCCGATGACCGGCGCCTCGCGGCCCTGCAGCGAGTTGCGGTAGGCGCGGTACGCCACCGCCAGCCCGCTCAGGTCGCCGATGTTCTCGCCCAGCGTGAGCTTGCCGTTCACGTGCATCCCCTCGAGCGGGACGTACGCGTCGTACTGCGCGGAGAGCGCGTCGGCGCGCTGCTGGAAGGCGCTGGCGTCGGAGGCGGTCCACCAGTCGCGCAGGTTGCCGGCGCCGTCGCTCTTGCGCCCCTGGTCGTCGAAGGCGTGGCTCACCTCGTGGCCGATCACCGCCACGATCCCGCCGTAGTTCACGGCGTCGTCGGCGTTCGGGTTGAAGAACGGCGGCTGCAGGATCGCGGCCGGGAACACGATCTCGTTGTTGGTCGAGTTGTAGTACGCGTTCACCGTCTGCGGCGTCATCCCCCACTCGGTGCGGTCCACCGGCTGGCCCAGGCGCGCCGTCATGCGGTTCCACTCGTACGCCCCGATCGCCCGCAGGTTGCCCACCAGGTCGCCGCGGGCCACCTGCAGCGCCGAGTAGTCCTGCCACTTGTCGGGATAGCCGATCTTGACCGTGATGTGCGACAGCTTGTCGTGCGCCTGCGCCTTGGTCTCGGGGCTCATCCACGACAGCGAGTCGATCCCCTGGCCGAAGGCGGCCATGAGGTTCTGCACCAGGCGCTCCATGGCGGCCTTGTTCTCGGCCGGGAAGTTCTGCTCCACGTACGCCCGGCCCAGCATCATCCCCAGCCCGCGCTGCACCAGCCCCACGCCGCGCTTCCAGCGCGGGCGCTGCTGCTGCAGCCCCGCCAGGGTGCGGCCGCGGAACTGGAACTGCGCGTTCTGGAAGGGCGTGCTCAGGAACTCGGCCGAGTTGTCGAGCAGGCGCACCAGCATGTACGCCTTCACGTCGGCCACCGGCGCGGCGGCCAGCACGCTGTCGAGCCCCGCGATGTAGCTGGGGGCGCTTACGATGACCTCGGGGGTGTTCAGCCCGGCGGCGCCCAGGTACTGCGTCCAGCCGAAGCGGGGCGCCAGCTTCTGCAGGTCCGCGATGCTCATCTTGTTGTAGGTGAGGTCGCGGTTGCGGCTGCGCACCCGGTCCCACTGGCGCTGGGCCAGCTGGGTCTCGAACGCCAGCACCCGGCGCGCGCTGCCGGCCGCGTCGGGCTCGCCGGCCAGGCGCAGCAGCGTTTCCATGTAGGTGACGTACGCGTCGCGCGCCTGCTGCAGCCGGGCGTCGCTCGACAGGTAGTAGTCACGGTCGGGAAGGCCCAGCCCGCCCTGGCGCACGTACACCGTGTAGCGGTCGGACTGCTTGGCGTCCTGCATCACCCCCACGCCGAAGGGATAGCCCACGCCGGTCTTTGCGGCGGCCGCGAAGAGCGCCGGGTACTGCGCGGCGCTGTTGACCGCGCGGATGCGGGCCAGGTCCGGCCGGATGGGGGTGATGCCCAGCTGCTCCACACGGGCGCTGTCCATGAAGCTGGCGTACAGGTCGCCCAGCTTCTGGGTGTCGGAGCCGCGCGCGCCGTTGGCGGCCACGGCCTGGTCCAGGATCTGGTGGACGGCGGCCTCGCTGCGGTCGGTCAGCGACACGAACGCCCCGAACGAGCCGCGGTCGGCCGGGATCTGCGCGGTGCGGGCCCAGTTGCCGTTCACGAACTGGTAGAAGTCGTCCTGGGGGCGCACGCTGCGGTCGAAGCCGGCGGTGTCCACGCCGAGCTCCTTGACCTGGGCCCCGAGCTGGGCCGCGGCGGCGGCCGTGAACGCCACGCCCAGCGCGGCGCCGCGCAGCCACGCGCGCGGGAGGGTGGTGCCGAGAGTCATGATGCGGTCAGGTTGAGGGTCCTGAGGGGGAGACGGGGGCTGATACGTCCCGCACCGCCGAAGGTTCCGCAAAGCGCGAATCCGCGTTCGCATCCGGAGCCGGGGCAAGGGTGCCTCCGCCATCGCAGGGGTGACGAAGATAAGACGCCTCGCACCCCCGAATCGTTTTTCCACCCTCCTCCACTCGCACCCGGCATGCGGTCGGATCGAGCGCGATTGATGGGCAGATGCTTCATCGTGGCTCCGCTGCGTCAGAATCGCCATCCCCCTCCCGTTCACCTCATGGATCGGGGACGGGACAATCGGCGGGGTGGCGGGTAGATTGCGGCGGGGATGCGGGAGAGGCTACGCTGGAGGGCGAGACGATGGCGGAGGCGGAGATCGCGGAAACCGGCGGGCCGCTGGTGCTGTACGACGGCACCTGCGGGCTGTGCAGCCGCTCGGTGCAGCTGATCCTGCGCCACGACCGGCGCGGGCGCTTCCGCTTCGCCGCGCTGCAGTCGGACGCGGGACGGGCGGTGCTGGCGCGCCACGGCCTCCCCGCGGACCGGCTGGACACCGTGGTGCTGGTGGACGGCGGACGCGCGTTCACGAAGTCGCGGGCGGCGCTGCGCATCGCGCGGGGGATGGACGCGCCGTGGCCCGCGCTGTGGCCGCTGGCGCTGGTGCCGCGCGCGGTGGCCGACTTCTGCTACGACCGCGTGGCCCGCAACCGCTACCGCCTGTTCGGCCGGACCGAGGCATGCATGCTTCCGCCTCCGGAGGTTCGCGCGCGCTTTCTTTCCTGAAGCGCGCCCTTCGCGGCTCATCCGCCCGGGGAGGGTGAAGATGAAGCGCCACAACGTGATGGCCGCGCTGCTCGCGGCCCCGCTGGCCGCCTGCGCGTCGGTGAGCGCGGGAGAAGAGGCCGGGTCCCGGATGGAGACCACGGACCCGTCCACGGTTCCCGTGTACTCCATCGGCCAGAAGGTGCCCTGCGGAATGGTGCGCCTCACCGAGGTGCAGGCGGGCTCGGTGGCCGGGCTGCGCTGGGCCGCGCTGCAGGTGCGCGGGAACGCGGTGGTCGGCGTCCGCAGCCGCCTGGTGGTTCCCGAGACGACCCGAGCCACCTACCGCCGCATGGCCGGCCCGGCCGCCGTGCGCGTGTACCAGGGGATGGCCGTCCGCCTGGACGACCGTTGCCACGCCTGACCCGCTGATCCACTCCACCCGCGCGCCGGGGGGACCCGCTCTCCCCGGCGCCGCTGGCGTCATGACACCCGGACCCCACCGTCCATGCCCGTGATCCGCCGCTCCGCGCTCGTTGCCGCGCTCCTCACCGCCGCCGGCACTCCCATGACCTCCCAGGCCCAGCAGCAGCCGCGCGACGTGCAGATCCCGCGGCTCTACGCGCGCGTCGTCTACCAGCCCGGCGTGGTGCGCGAGGACTCGTCGGGCCTGCGCTTCCGGCTGGACGCTCCGGCCGGCCGCGACGCCGTGGCCGCGCGCCCCGCCGCCGCCACCGGCCGGCTGCTGACCGCGGCCGAGCAGCAGCGGCTGCTGGCGCGCCTGGCCCCGCTCGCCGCCGACAGCACGCCGGCCGACGCCTTCAACTTCCCCGCGCAGACGCTGCCGCCGCCGCGCGCCGGCCGCGTCGTGGCCGAGCCCTTCCCCCCGCGCGACACGGCGGCGGCCGGGCGCCCCGTCTCCGCGCAGGCGCCCGCCCCGCTGGACGTGATCCGCCGCGCGCCCGAGGGCGACGTGGACACCGGCGCCGAGGTCACCATCACCTTCTCCCAGCCGATGGTGCCGCTCGGCTCCGTGGCCGACGTGGCGGCGCAGGCGGTGCCCGCGCGGATCACGCCGCAGCCGCCGGGGCGCTGGCGGTGGATCGACGTGCGGACGCTGAAGTTCGAGCCGCGGGGACGCCTTCCCATGGCCACCGAGTACACGGTCGAGATCCCGGCGGGAACGCGCGGCGCGGCCGGCGGGCCGCTGGGCGAGGCGGTGCGCTGGACCTTTGCCACCCCGGCGCCGCGGGCCATCGGCTCGCTCCCGCAGTACGGGACCACGGGGCTGCACCCGGTGATGGCCGTGGCCTTCGACCAGCGCATCGACCCCGCGGCGGTGCTGCGCGCCGTCACCGTGACCGCCGGGAGCGCGTCGTTTCCCGTGCGCCTGGCCACGGCGGCCGAGATCGCCGCGGACGTGGAGCTGAAGCCGGTGCTGGACACGCAGGAGCCGAGGCGGTGGCTGGCCTTCCGCACGGTGAACCCGCTCCCGCGCGACGCGCAGGTCACCGTGGCCGTGAACCGGGGAACGCCCTCGGCCGAGGGGCCGCGGCGCACCGAGGTCCGACAGTACTGGACGTTCCGCACCTACGGCCCCTTCCGCGTCCGCGAAAGCAGCTGCGGCGGGTGCCGGCCGGGGAACCCGTTCTTCGTCCAGCTGACCAACGAGGCCGACACGGCCTCGTTCCGCCCGTCCATGGTCACGGCGACGCCCGCCATCCCGGGGATGCAGGCGTGGGTGAGCGGGAGCTCGCTGGTCGTCTCGGGCGCCACGCAGCCCAACACGCGCTACACCGTCCGCATCGCCCCCGGGCTCCGCGACCGCTTCGGGCAGACGCTGGAGCCCGCGCGGCCGCTCACCTTCAACGTCGGCGCGCCGTACGCCTCGCTCGAGGGGCCCGACGGGATGGTGGTGCTGGACCCGCTGGCCGAGCGCGCCATCTCCATCTCCGCCGTGGGGCACCGGCGGCTGCGGCTGCGGCTGATGCGCGTGCAGCCGGAGGACTGGTTCCGCTTCAGCGAAGGACAGCGAGACCCGGCCACCGGCCGCCGCGTGCTCCCGGGCACCGCGGTGGTGGACCGCGCGGTCGCCGTGGACGCGCCGCTGGGGGAGCCGCGCGAGGTGCGCATCGACCTGGCCCCCGCGCTGGCGAACGGGCTGGGGAACGTGATCGTGGCCGTCGAGGCGCTGGACGGCACGGAGCGGGAGGAGCGCGAGCAGGCCGTGTACACCTGGGTGCAGGCCACCCACATCGGCCTGGCGGCGTTCTCGGACGAGACGGAGCTGCTGGCGTGGGCCACCTCGCTGGTGGACGGCGCGCCCGTCGCGGGCGCCGAGGTGCGGCTGGTCCGCGTGGGCGCGGAGACGGTGGCGGGGGCGACGGACACGCGGGGACTGGCGACGCTGGCGCTCCCGGCGGACGAGGCGGGGCGGCGGATCCTGGTGGCGCGCGCCGGCGGCGACGTGGCATTCGTCACGCCGGGGATCGGGGGATACGCCCGCTGGGCGCGCCGCGGCCAGGGCGCCAGCGCGGCGATGTTCTTCTTCACCGACCGCGGGCTGTACCGCCCGGGCGAGACGGTGCGCTTCAAGGGATGGGTGCGGCGGATGGCGACGGGGAAGGAGGGCGGCCCCGAGCTGCTGCGCGCCGGCGAGGGCGAGAGCGTGGAGTGGACGGCGTTCGACTCGCGGCACAACGAGGTGGCGAAGGGAACATCGCCGCTGACGGCGCTGGGCGGGTACGACGGCTCGTTCACACCGCCCGCGGACGCCAACCTGGGGAGCGGGACCATCGAGGTGCGGATGGTTCCCCGCGGCCCGGCGGGGCAGACGATGTTCAACTTCGGCTACCGGCTGGAGGAGTTCCGGCGCCCCGAGTACACGGTGACGGCCGCCGCGTCCGAGGGCCCGCACTTCGTGGGCGGCAGCGCCGAGATCACCGCCAGCGCCGCCTACTTCGCGGGCGGCGGGCTTCCCGGGGCGCCGGTGCACTGGGTGGTGAGCGCCATGCCGGGCTACTACTCGCCGCCGGGGTGGGACGAGTGGACCTTCGGCTCCAGCCCCGGCGTCTGGCGCGGCGTCTACCAGTCGCGCGGCGCGACGCGCACGGCCACGCTGGACGGCGCCACCAACGCCGCGGGCGAGCACGTGCTGCGCATCTCCTTCGACTCCGCCGATCCCCCGCGCCCCTACGTCGTCGCCGCGCAGGCCACCGTGACCGACGTGAACCGGCAGACCTGGTCGGCCGATGCGTCGCTGCTGGTGCACGCCGCCGCCATCTACGTCGGTCTCCGTCCGCAGAAGCCGTGGGTGAGCGCGGGCGATTCCATCGACCTGGACGTGGTCGCGGTCGATCTCGACGGGAAGCCGGTTGCCGGGCGCACGGTGGAGGTGAAGGCCGTCCGCCGCTCCTGGAGGAACATCTCCGGAAGCTGGGAAGAGGTGGCGGGGGATCCGGTGACGTGCACGCGGCAGTCCGACGCGCGCCCGGTGCGCTGCATCTTCCCCGCGGCCGAGCCGGGGTCGTACGAGATCACCGCGACGACGCGCGACGCGCAGGGGCGGCCGGCGGAGAGCAGCACCACCGTGTGGGTGACGGGGCGCGGCTACCTGGCCGGCCCGCCGGGCGAGAGCGGCGAACGCAGCGTGGAGCTGGTTCCCGACCGCAAGACGTACGCGGTGGGCGACACGGCGCGCATCCTGGTGCGCACCTCGTTCACCCCCTCGCGCGGGCTGCTGACGCTGCGCCGCAACGGCATCGCGCGCACCGAGGAGGTGCGGCTGGACGGCTCGACCTCCTCCTTCTCCGTTCCCATCACCGAGGCCGACGTGCCGAACGTGTGGGTGCAGCTGGACCTGGTCGGCACGAGCGACGGGCGGCACGGCGAGGGCGCGCGCGGCGTGCTGTACGCCGTGGGGCAGACCAACCTCTCCGTCCCGCCGGCGACCAGAAAGCTGGCGGTAAAGCCGCTCCCGCGCGACACCGCGGCCGCGCCCGACGCGCAGACCGCGGTGGGCGTGGAGGTGCGCGACGCCGCCGGGCGCCCCGTGGCCAACGCCGAGGTGGCGCTGGTGGTGGTGGACGAGTCGGTGCTGGCGCTCTCGGGCCACCGCATCGGCAACCCGATCGGCACCTTCTATCCCATGCGCGGGCCCGGGGTGGAGGAGATCCGGCTGCGCGAGGCGGTGCAGGTGGTGGAGCCGGACTTCGAGCCCGCGGCGCACACCCTGGTGGGCCGCGTGGTCGACGCGCGCAACGGCGGGTACCTGGGCGGCGCCACGGTGGCGGTCGAGGGCACGGCGCTGAAGACGACGTCGGACGAGGCGGGGCGCTTCCGCATCTCCAACGTGCCGTCGGGCGCGCACACGCTGGTGGTGACGATGGACGGGTACGCCCCGGCGCGCGAGCGGGTCACCGTGGCGTCCGAGGCGCCGAAGCCGCTCCGCATCTCCCTCGTCCCCGCGGCGCTGGAGCTCCAGGGGCTGGTGGCCACCGCGACGGGCTCGGAGTCCCGGTCGCGCATGATGGCCAGCGCGGCCATGCCCACGGCCCAGTTCGACGCCTCGGCGCCGCCGCCTCCGCCGCCGCCTCCCTCTCCCCCGCCGCCGCCTCCGCCGCCGTCTCCCGAGGGCGCGCCCGCCGCGGGCCCGCAGCCGGTGCCCATCGCGGTCCGCAGCAACTTCGACGCGCTGGCGCTCTTCGCGCCCACGGTGCGCACGGATGCCGACGGGCGGGCGGTGGTGCCCTTCAAGCTCCCGTCGAACCTCACCCGCTACCGCGTGACGGCGGTGGCGGTGGAAGGGGGGACGAAGTACGGCGTGGGCGAGAGCGCCATCACCGCGCGGCAGCCGCTGATGGTGCGCCCGTCGGCGCCGCGCTTCCTGAACTGGGGCGACCGCTTCGAGCTTCCCGTGGTGATCCAGAACCAGACCGGCGCGCCGCTCACCGTGAACGTGGCCGCGCGGGCGACGGGGGTGAACGTGGCCGAGACGGGGCGCCAGGTGGTGGTCCCCGCGCACGACCGGGTGGAGGTGCGGCTGGCCGCCGAGGCGACCCGCGCGGGAACGGCGCGCTTCCAGGTGGCGGCGGCCTCCGCGGCGCTGTCGGACGCGGCCGAGGGGACGCTCCCCGTCTACACCCCGGCCACGGCCGAGGCGTTCGCCACCTACGGCAATTTCGCCGGCGACAGCGCCGTCACCCTGCCGCTGCGGGTGCCGGCGGACGCGATCCCGGCGTTCGGCGGGCTGGAGGTGTCGACCTCCTCGACCGCGCTGCAGGAATTGACGGACGCGCTGCTGTACCTGGTCCGCTATCCCTACGAATGCTCGGAGCAGATCGCCTCGCGGATGCTGGGCATCACCGCGCTGCGCGACGTGCTGTACGCCTTCAAGGCCGACGAGCTTCCCCCGCCGGAGCAGCTGCGGGCGTCGGTCGACACCGACGTGCGCGACCTGGCGGCGCGGCAGAACCCGGACGGGGGATTCGGGTTCTGGCGGCGCGGCCAGCCGTCGTTCCCCTACGTCAGCATCCACGCGGCGCACGCGCTGCAGCGGGCGCAGGAGAAGGGATACGCGGTACCCCCCGAGGTGATGCAGCGCTCGCTGCGCTACCTGCGCGAGGTGCCGCGCAACGTCCCGTCCGACTATCCGGCCGACGTGCGCCGCGCGCTGGAGGCGTACGCCACCTACGTTCGCGCGCGCATGGGCGACGCGGGGGCGGAGGACGCGGTGCGGCGCTTCATGGCCGCGGCCCCGCGCGACTCCATCACCGTGGAGGAGGCCGGCTGGCTCCTCTCCGCGGCCACGGGAAAGGCCTCGCTCGCGGCCGAGCGCACCGAGCTGCTGCGCATCATCAACAACCGGGCGACCGAGACGCCCTCGACCGCCACCTTCGCCACGCGCTACACCGAGGGCGAGTACCTGCTGCTGCACAGCGAGCGGCGGACGGACGGCGTGGTGCTCGAGGCGCTGATCGGCGCGCAGCCGGACAACCCGCTGGTTCCCAAGGTGGTGCGCGGGCTGCTGGGGCACCGCGTGCGGGGGCGGTGGGACAACACGCAGGAGAACGCGTGGGTGCTGGTCGCGCTGGACCGCTACTTCCACGCGTTCGAGGGGCAGACGCCCGAGTTCGTCGCGCGCATCTGGCTGGGCGAGCGCTTCGCGGGGAGCCACGCCTTCAGCGGGCGGCAGGCGGACCGCGCGGTGACCTCGGTGCCCATGCGGGTGCTGCAGGAGCAGCGGCCGGAGTCGGTCACCATCGGCAAGGAAGGGCCGGGGAGACTGTACTACCGCGCGGGGCTGCGCTACGCCCCGCGCGACCTGGACCTGTTGCCGCTGGACGCGGGGTTCGTGGTGAGCCGCACCTACGAGGCGGTGGACGACCCGCGCGACGTGGTGCTGGGCGCGGACGGGCGGTGGCGGGTGAAGGCGGGGGCGCGGGTGCGGGTGACGCTCACGATGACGGCGCCGTCGCGGCGGGTGCACGTGGCGCTGGTGGACCCGCTCCCGGCCGGCTTCGAGCCGGTGAACCCGGACCTGCGCGGCGCGCAGGCCACGCCGCCGGCGCAGGCCGGCGCGCGGCCGATGGACTACGGCTGGTGGTGGCGCACGTACTGGTACCAGCACCAGAACCTGCGCGACGACCGCGCCGAGGCCTTCACCTCGCTCCTGCGCGCGGGCACGTACACGTACAGCTACGTGGCGCGCGCGACCACGCCGGGCCAGTTCATCGCCCCCCCGCCCCGTGCGGAGGAGATGTACTCCCCCGAAGTCTTCGGACGCGGCAAGACCGAGCGCGTCGTCATCGTCCCCGCAGACCAGCAGTAGCGGCTGGGGAGAAGTTCAGCGGTGACGGCAGAAAAGACGGGAATTTCGGTAGATGAATAGCCAAGGGCCCGCGGATGCATCTCCGCGGGCCCTCGGCGTTCGTGCAGCTTGGATGCTTTGGTGAGGGTCACGCGACACACCACCATCCGACGAGTGCGTCACCCTCTGCACGGAGCACACGAAGTTACCCCCTCCCGTTATCGGGAAGGGGGTACGCGGCCCCAGCCGCGGGGGGAGGGCTCCGCCGCGCGCACCGAAGTCATCCCCGCACCGATGCCGAGCGGCCTCGCCGATGCCACGCTCTTCCGCACTTCCGCACTTCCGCACTCAAGTCTTGAGATACGGCCCCAGCAGCCTGTCCCATGCCTCGCGCGTGCGGTCGTACTCCTCGGGGCAGCGCTCGGCGCGCTCGGGGGGGAGGGTGCCGTCGCGGGTCCACTCGGCATAGGCGTCGGGGTCCTGGCCGTAGACCAGGCAGAGCACGTTGTAGAAGCGCTGCCCGTTCAGCGCGTGCTCGTCGGCGAAGGCAAGGTCGTCCAGCTGGTCGTCGTCCGGCAGGCCGCGCACGCCGTTCACCGCCGCCTCGTCGCCATCGTCCGCGCCGTCCACCAGGATCAGCGAGGCGAGCTGGTCCACCGCGTCCTCCTCGCGCCCGGTGATGGGCAGGTCCAGCACGTTCACCAGCGCGTGCCCCACCTCG
This window harbors:
- a CDS encoding CTP synthase C-terminal region-related (seleno)protein codes for the protein MEPTFIALVGDHDPEVVAHRAIPKALGLAALSLGRMVDAVWVATEEVAADEEQALGHVDAIWCVPASPYRSMEGALAAIRRARERGMPFLGTCGGFQHAAIEFARNACGLADADHAETSPGGSTLLVAPLACALRGVAGRVRLADGTKIREIYGVEEIEEEYMCGFGLNPEYRAVLERHGMRFTGFDPDGAVRAMELPEHPFFVATLFQPERAALHGHLPPLARAFVHAATSAAAAPA
- a CDS encoding N-acetylmuramoyl-L-alanine amidase-like domain-containing protein gives rise to the protein MPSSRRTFLRTAALSAAAFALADPLEAASALRAFAADADADRERLAAWLRALRRDGLASARAPLGRVVARVGELAVGTPYRAHTLEEYLAAAGGTPAHEPVTSYLTVFDCVTLVESSLAIARAAGKPEAGWDDFVHEIERMRYRGGVRAGYASRLHYFSEWISDNAARGLVRDLGPELGATEDRRPLRFMGTHRSAYEALKDDAVFRDIVAMERRLDAQPRHLVPTARIPAVLDRIQTGDVLGFACSIDGLDCTHTGLAYRDPRGVMRVLHAPLSGGQVQISRGTLPQYVAALRSGTGILIARPLRG
- a CDS encoding M13 family metallopeptidase: MTLGTTLPRAWLRGAALGVAFTAAAAAQLGAQVKELGVDTAGFDRSVRPQDDFYQFVNGNWARTAQIPADRGSFGAFVSLTDRSEAAVHQILDQAVAANGARGSDTQKLGDLYASFMDSARVEQLGITPIRPDLARIRAVNSAAQYPALFAAAAKTGVGYPFGVGVMQDAKQSDRYTVYVRQGGLGLPDRDYYLSSDARLQQARDAYVTYMETLLRLAGEPDAAGSARRVLAFETQLAQRQWDRVRSRNRDLTYNKMSIADLQKLAPRFGWTQYLGAAGLNTPEVIVSAPSYIAGLDSVLAAAPVADVKAYMLVRLLDNSAEFLSTPFQNAQFQFRGRTLAGLQQQRPRWKRGVGLVQRGLGMMLGRAYVEQNFPAENKAAMERLVQNLMAAFGQGIDSLSWMSPETKAQAHDKLSHITVKIGYPDKWQDYSALQVARGDLVGNLRAIGAYEWNRMTARLGQPVDRTEWGMTPQTVNAYYNSTNNEIVFPAAILQPPFFNPNADDAVNYGGIVAVIGHEVSHAFDDQGRKSDGAGNLRDWWTASDASAFQQRADALSAQYDAYVPLEGMHVNGKLTLGENIGDLSGLAVAYRAYRNSLQGREAPVIGGFTGDQRFFLGWAQVWRTLYRDASLRNQLLTDPHSPGQFRGNGPLVNNAAFYRAFGVKEGDKMYRPEADRVVIW
- a CDS encoding thiol-disulfide oxidoreductase DCC family protein → MAEAEIAETGGPLVLYDGTCGLCSRSVQLILRHDRRGRFRFAALQSDAGRAVLARHGLPADRLDTVVLVDGGRAFTKSRAALRIARGMDAPWPALWPLALVPRAVADFCYDRVARNRYRLFGRTEACMLPPPEVRARFLS